One window from the genome of Sebastes umbrosus isolate fSebUmb1 chromosome 12, fSebUmb1.pri, whole genome shotgun sequence encodes:
- the ttpa gene encoding alpha-tocopherol transfer protein: MNGAQLSELPDDSEQLGPYVRGLRRRALQASELSAVRTFSDRFLIRFLRARDVDVELSVKLLLNYQRWRRESPEISTCLSPSSVLGLLNTTYHAVLPQRDHTGSRVLIYRIGQWNPKDWSAFQVFRVSLMTSEIISTETETQRRGLKAIFDLQGWSLGHALQITPSLARKISSILSDAFPLKVRGIHLVNEPMFFRPVFAMIRPFLPDKIKQRIHIHGADFHDTLSDFFSPPVLPPEYGGEGPGIEEACQDWTNQLLQSEKLLQQIATHRTGDIAISPQDSLIPEEVETEQE; the protein is encoded by the exons ATGAACGGGGCTCAGCTCAGTGAACTCCCGGACGACTCGGAGCAGCTCGGGCCGTATGTGAGAGGCCTGAGGCGGAGAGCCCTGCAGGCCAGCGAGCTGTCCGCTGTCAGGACCTTCTCCGACCGGTTCCTCATCAGGTTCCTGCGGGCCAGAGACGTGGACGTGGAGCTCTCTGTGAAG CTCTTACTGAACTACCAGCGATGGAGGAGGGAAAGTCCTGAGATCAgcacctgtctgtctccctcctcGGTGCTGGGCCTCCTCAACACAACGTACCATGCTGTCCTCCCACAGCGGGACCACACTGGCAGCAGGGTGCTCATCTACAGGATTG GGCAGTGGAACCCAAAAGACTGGTCGGCCTTCCAGGTGTTCAGGGTCAGCCTGATGACATCAGAGATCATCTCCACGGAGACAGAGACGCAGAGACGGGGTCTGAAGGCCATATTTGACCTGCAGGGGTGGAGTTTAGGCCACGCCCTGCAGATCACCCCTTCCCTTGCCAGAAAGATATCCTCTATACTGTCG GACGCTTTTCCACTGAAGGTCAGAGGAATCCATCTGGTTAACGAGCCGATGTTCTTCCGGCCAGTCTTCGCCATGATTCGTCCCTTCCTGCCAGATAAGATCAAACAGAGG ATCCATATACACGGTGCTGATTTCCACGACACTTTAAGCGACTTCTTCTCACCGCCCGTCCTACCTCCAGAATATGGAGGGGAGGGGCCTGGCATAGAGGAGGCCTGTCAGGACTGGACCAATCAGCTGCTTCAATCAGAGAAGCTCCTGCAGCAGATTGCCACTCACCGAACAGGTGACATCGCCATTTCTCCTCAGGACTCCTTGATCCCAGAGGAAGTAGAGACGGAGCAGGAATGA